TGAATGAAGTAGCAGGAAGAGGAACTAGTAGAAGGAAAAGGGTGGTGAAATTTACTCTGCTCTCAGTTCTACTTCAAATAGATGGCTCACTAGTgtctttttcccttctttttagGGACACCACAAAGATATGATCCAACATTCAAAGGTCCCATTTATGACCGGTAAGAGCAGCTTCTCTGCCACTGGCAATAGGAGTGGGTTGCTATGCTCCTCCAGCTGAGCTGAGAACTCCTGTTCCCATCAACACTCTGGAGTGGCACTAATATGAGTAGAAGATTGGGGGGTGGATGGAATGCCGATTTGCCAATTGCTGCAGAAACCTTGGAAGCAGGAGGCACAGGTCAGCTAGAAAGGGGGTGCAATTCTCCACGAGGGAGCTGAGATGAAGCATGCGTGCCCCAGTCTTCCTGGTCTTCTGGTGCTAGTGCCTGATTTGTCCTtgttttccccttcctccctcaggAGCTGCACTGACATCATCTGCTGTGTCCTCCTCCTTGTTGCCATTGTTGGCTATGTCATCGTGGGAATCGTAGGTACGTAGCATGTGACCCgttcttccccctctggctcttagGAAACAGAGTGGCATTTGCCACCCTGGATGTCTCTAGACTTAGATCCTGGCTGGGACAGACCCTAAAAAGACATGGGGATGCAGCACATACTTGGCTGGGGGTAAAAATGACAGTTTGACAAACAATTAAATCCGGAGCATGTCGTGCTACTAGGTaggaaggggtgggtggggctgtcTGATAGATCAGTAATTGGCAAAGTGCCCAGTGCACAGCCAGGAACAGGTGGTGTCTCTGGGGAAGAGGGATGGCTCTCCTCTCAGTGAGCAATAGTGAGTAGCTAGTGTtctggctgcaggacttgcagGTGGAGTTGCCAGTGCTCCTTGAGGCTTCATCCTTGTAAGCAGAAGCATACAAGGATGCCCTGAAGCAGGCCTGGTTGCCCTGAAGCAGTCCGCTTGTCCCAACAGCCCAGCAAAACCAGTTCCTCTGCTCACCCTCTGTCCTGGCATTTGTGGcctccctccctagaggtttctGATACTCCTGCCTCTTGCAGCTTCACAGTTCCAGCCAGCTTCCCTCTTTCCTCTAGAGCACTTGGCCCCTTGCTCAGGGACCCACTCCTAGTGTCAGCTCCATTCCGCTGTGCTTTCTCTCTGCAGGCACAAGCTGCCCCAattgctcctcctcttcctgtctcTGAGAGGCCTTCCCTTCCCTTAAATGGGCTTAGCCGGCCCTGGCCCTACCTGCTCTGGCACAAGGAGCCAGATCTGATCTGCTCACAGGGCCCAGACCTCCTGGAACAATCCCTGTAGCAGGTGAAGACTCATGGAGGCATGCTGTCATTTCATGCACTACCTATGTTTCTCTGTGCTCCTGTTCCTTCCAGACATGCTGCCTCCCCCATGAAACTGGTACATATATATTCAGCCATGCCAGCACAGGTGATCTCTGAGTGGGGCTCCCCCATTCATTTGGGGAGGGGCATGTTTGAGATCACTTGTTAACAGGGGGAGGTGGATAAAGCAGgtgaggtgggagaagggaatgAAAATCACTTGGTTAATCATAgctttttcctcctctccttcaGCATGGACACATGGTGACCCCCGGAAAGTGATCTACCCCACAAACAGTGAGGGGCAGTTCTGTGGCCAGCTGGGAACGCCCAATGAGTATGTATGTGAGATCTTTGAAAGACTGCAAGGAAGGCCTTTAAACAGGAACACTGAGTGATTTCCTGTCATTGCTCCACAACATCTGTAGAAACAAGATAACCTCCAAATACGATATGCTCGATGTCCTGGCTCCCAACAGCTCCATTCAACTGTatctccccattcccctccctttctttGGCTGCTAGGAAGAGGGAGGTTTGTGCCTTTCCCTCTTGCTCCACCGCTCTCCACCTCCTGAGACTGCAAAGTGAGAACAGAGCTGATCAAACCAGCAGAGATTactagagctgcagcagggtagaGGCTGTGGACTCAAACTGAGCACACAGCCTTCCAGTGTCTAGTCACACCCGGTCACCACGATCTTCTAAGTGGGAGTGCCAGTTCTAATATGCCAGGAAGCACATTGGTGCAATTCTCTCCTGGGGAGAGATGTGCCTTGCTCCCTGGTAAGTGACCTAGAGGTTCAAGAGCAGGACTGGAATTAGGTTCTCCTGCCTGAGAGAGAGCGCATTTGATTTGAGGTTTCTGCTTCAGCTCTGAAGTGTGGAAAGGGCAGTCAGTGTCCCCAGTGCGCATGGCTGTctaggctgggggaggctagAGACTGTGACTTCTCCACTGCAGTTGGACAGGCAAGGCAGTGGAGGGTCTCGCTTGGCCTGGAATAGGTCAAGTAGTGCGAGATGTGCCCCTGTTTCAACAGGAGAGTCCAGGAACTGAAATGTCATCTTGTTTTTAGGAACAAGCCTTTCCTGTTCTACTTCAACATCATGAAGTGCGCCAGCCCCTTGGTGCTGCTACAATTCCAGTGTCCGACCAAACAGGTAACACAGCTCTCTACAGCCTCTCGTGCTTCCAAccactcactgcttcttttagggccccagctgctgctttatTTTCATTTGGAAGGTTTTTGGTGAATTTTGCAGAATCCTATGTGCTTTCCTTACCAAACGTCTTTGCGGATAACACGGAAACCAGTGTCCAGGAGCCGGGGTGTTGCTCTCCTTTCAGCCATGAGCGAATCCTCTAACTGGGTGGACACCGGGTAATGTGCCCAGTACAGAACATGTGTCCCCTGGTGTTTGTCTCAGTGTTTGGGGAGAGAAGCTACTTAGTGCAAGATGCCCTCCCTTGGTTATACAACAGTATTACATTGGCAACTGAGAGCCTAAGTAGGAGCAATAATGAGTGGCTTCTGCTGGTGATTTCAGTTTTGTGGCACAATGGGCAAGAGCTGAACTGCAGACTCAGACTGAATGGACAGGACCCTGGCTAGCATACTGCTGCCCTCTCCCGAGAGGGAGCAGTGGCATGGTTTTTCTGTCACCTCTGCTCTTCCCTGATTAATAATGATAGTTAGCTCTtatgccctccccaccacaccacgcATACAcattcagttctttcagtcttaccTACTATTGGTGTCTGAACTCTCTTTCAGATCTGTGTGAAGAAATGCCCAGACCGGTATCTCACGTACCTGAATGCCAAAACACAGTCCCACAGAGACCTTTTGTATTACACAGAGTTCTGTGTCCCAGGGTTTAACAGCCTGCAGAAGGTGAGCTGATAGGTGGGAAAGAAAAGGGATGTATTTTGGATTTGAACTTTTCAAACTGGATCTCAATACCATGCCATTTCAGTTTGTTCTTTCTCTGATGTTAGCCTGATGCTTGCATGTTTCTTTAGCAGAGCAACAAATAGCCTAGAAATTCTCTGCCTGAGAATTTCATTTAgatttgtctctctcttccagaGCGTCCCTGATGTGCTGAAGGATGGAGACTGTCCGGCCATGATCACTCCCAGCAAACCTTGTATGTCTGACTGGGAATGGAGGGAAGAGTCCTGGGAACTGAATATAGCCAGTGTATGAAGCTCAGACAGGGTGCAACAGCTCCAAGATAGCTTTTGCACACAGGCGTGTTACTGCCAGCTGGTCTCCATGTGTCTGTGTCCCGCCGCCTAGGATTTGCTCCAGTTCATTCCTTTGCAGGTTGCTTGGAAGAGACCTGCAGATATAAGCATACAGCTTTCTTCTGCCTGTGGCACAGCCAGCCAGTTAGGATAGAGCATGGGAGGCAACAGTGACTGAGCAAAACCTCTATCCCCTAAAATTGCTGGATAAGAACAGACCAGCAAGTGGATTTTGGAGTGTGGCTTGGTGATGGGAGCTAGGGAACGAGCCAGATTCTGAATCTGCTCTGCTGCTAACTTGATGTGTGACCTaatctgtgccttagtttccatTTATGTGTAAAACAGGGTTAGTGATACCCTATGAAGGGCTAACAGGAAGTATTGGATTTTCTGATGAGGCAAGTGCTAATTAGATTCTCCAAAGCTCATCTGTGACTTTTTTGTGCTTCATTCCTCAGTGGCTCGCAGGTGTCTACCAGCAGTCAATACCAAGAAAGGGGTCATCATGGTGGGGGATGAGACAACCTTTGAAGATGGACGGGGTCAGCGAAGGAACGTGACAGAGCTGGTGGAGGGGGCCAAGTGAGTTCTGAGCCTCATCTCTGAGGTGAGGTGTCTTGAATGCCTCTGGGCTTGTCTTCCCCAGGAAAATTAGTCTTGTTAGAACATGACCGGAAGGCCTCATGGTAAATAACCTGACATGAAATACTGCTTAGCACTGGGAGTTGGTAGGGAATGTCATTTTTCACACCATGTCAGCTGGTCAAGGTTAACACTAAGGTCCAGGGTCCCTCCTTGTAGCTGTAGGAGCAGCTCCAAGACATTGTTGTATATATCGGGAGGGAGCAGTGTACCCAAGCCCAGAAATGGAGGGGGAAAACTCGGTGTTTACCTCTTTCTTAGGGAGCTCTTTCAGGACTGATTAGAGTTCTGGTGAGATGATAACTTCACCACCTCATGTTCTACTTGTTTTGTGGTACCACCAAAGAGCGCTAGTCTTGGCTTGGGAACCCACTGTGCTAGgctctgtgcaaacacagaacaaacagATGGTTCCTGAGTTTAAAAACCTCACAGTCCAAGTATGAGACAGATAAATAATGCGGGGGAGTGGTCACTGCACACCACCTGTCTAGTCCCTAACAAAAATTTCTGAAGGCATCCTAGTGGACATTTATAAAGGGGCGTGAAGGAGGACAATGAGGTACTTTGAGGATGTTTGGTGAGAACAATTCTCATCCTGGCACCTACAGGGCTTTGGTCAATCGATAAGGAGTATAGGGTAGATCAAAAATTGAGATGCCACTCTTCCTCCCACAACTCCTGGCTGTTTTTAATCCTAGGAAAGCAAACGTGGTTCTGGAAGCAAGACAACTGGCCATGAAGATCTTTGAAGATTACACAGTTTCCTGGTACTGGATAATAAtgtaagcagagaactgggtGGCTGAGCTAATGCATACAGAGATCATTATGTCCGACCCTTTCCAGACAGAGTTGTTGGGCATGAAGCCAGGGGGCAGCTAGTGATCCATGGGCGGAGAGTCTGGCAGAACACATGCTGTCTGAGACAACTGCTGCATTTGAATGAACGTGTACCAAACCCTGCTGCTTATGGAAGCTGTAGGAGTTGTCTATTCCTTGTGTAatgagatggggggggggggggcagatttttcactctgctgatggtAGAAAGGTGGTAGTGGAATTTAGAGACTGGCTGGCTTGGGATGTGAATGGAATCTACAGTTTGGGTTTTTGATTAGTTTGTTGACGTCCTTCCCCACCACTGATTCTAATCCACCACCAATGTAGCAGGGGCTGAGTCATTCACCTCTGACTATGGGCATCCTGCATGCAATGACTTTGGTGGGTCTTGGTCCAGTTCTTAGCAGGACACGTGTTGCCAGGACTGCCTGCCCCCCGGCTGGTAGCCTCCATCTAGACACCAGGGATTTGAACAGGCACTGGGGACTGACCTCTCCTCTTTCGCACTCCAGAAATGAGGCACGTGGAGTAGCCAGTTTAGGGGAAAGTTTGCTCTATGGCTGTTCGTGTTGCACCTGCTCTGAGGACAGAGGGCATCCATCAGTGAGGGGGCCAACTTAGCATCTGTGGCTGCTGTTGAAGTTCACAGAAAAAAACAAGATACTAAATCAATTAATGGAGTAAAGCTGCAGGGCACAGACAATGGGAAGCTCTGACGTGGACTGTGGTTCTGTGCTCATGGACTTAACTGCTCTCTCCATTTCCCAGAGGTCTAGTGATTGCCATGGTGATCAGCTTGATCTTCATAGTCCTGCTTCGCTTCCTTGCTGGGATCATGATCTGGGCAATTATTGTGCTGGTGATCTTGGTACTTGGATATGGTGAGTGGCAGTCGAGCCCAGCTTCTCTAATCTCTCCTCAGCCCTTGCATTCACCCTGCAGAACTGGTTGGATGACCtggctcagagaggtagctgtaatAGTCTGTATTAAGTTTAAGTTATACGCACTCAGTGTTCTAGCCTCTTCTGCTGCATTGTGATAGTGCAGCATGGTTGTAGGGCTCTTCTTCCTTAAGATGCAGTTATTTCCACTGACTTTTGCTGGTAGATGGATACTATGCAACTAGGAATGAGTGTTCCTCTCTGAGACAAAGGGGCAGGGAATTTTGCGAGGAAAAGCTGAGGAACAGCCAGCCTTAGTCAGAAGTTTGCTTTTACTGTTTATTTAAGACAACTCTAGTAGTAGGCAAGCTTGGATGTATGTTTTGGCTAGACCAAGGTGGAAGCACACATGAACATCTGCTCAGAGCTGACTAAATTGGCTGGCTGACATTTTTTGGTTTGTCCGCTCTTGCTTAGCACCAgtttgcctggggctggggccagaggcccTCTCCAGGGACAAGTTGTCTCTTGGTCTCATGCTCCCTTAAATGGTTAGAGAGCAGTTGCTTGTGTAGATATGCATTAGCTGAAGTCTCCTCGTTCTTGCATCCCAAAGAGCTGTCAGAGCCTCCCCACAATCTCCTTTTGAGGATAGTTCCTGCGTAATAACAGATACTCATAGCATGAGGTTAATCAGAGGCTACTAACAGCTTCACTCTAAGGCAGTCAAATCTCTGCTTTTCCCCTGCAGGAATCGTCCATTGTTACATGGAATATGCCCAACTAAAAGGAGAAGCAGGCTCTGATGTCTCCCTAAAGGACCTAGGATTACAGACCGATCTACGTGTCTACCTCCACTTGAGGCAAACATGGTTGGCCTTCAGTGAGTCTCTCGTCTGATCTACTGGGCCTGGTGCAATGCGAGCATGGGTCTGTGTAACAAAAAGCATTTATGTTCGTTTATTCTTGTGCTCctttgcctggctggtgctctgaagGAAGAGGCTAGAATGTATGCCATCCTGAGGGTTTTAGATCCTGCTGTGCTCCATGTGCAAGAATAGGATATGGTTGGTGGTGGCTCTGCGGATGCAGAGCAAGAACTCTTTTATCGCAATATGTGATGCCCAAGTCATGGGATTGAGTTCATGGCTGCCTGTAACAGGCAGAAATCCCAGTCTTGGAAGGATGTGAATTTCTGTGCTGTACTGACAGCTCCTGGAGAAAAGAATCCTCAATCTCCATAAGCCCACCAGCATGGGCAATGGCAAGACATGTGCCTTATCCCCGACTCTTGTGGGGATGTCAGGGGAAGAGAGTCCATTGCCAGTTGCCCTTCAGTCCTTTGCCTTTCTGCTGAGGCTGCTGAGAAGTTTGTGCCCCTCTTGTGACCTCAGTGCTTGGGAACTGGAGAGAATGGGGAACACCTTCAGAAACTAACATCTGCAAATGACGATGTGCACAACTGCCTGGTCAATTCTTTAGGGGAaaatgtgcagctggtcccctcaGCAGGCCTGTTGGAGCAGCAGAGAGGCAAAGGGGGTGGTTGCCCAAGGTCATGGTGATTCAAAAAGGCTTGGGGCTCCTGTTCACCACCCCTGATACtgcggcagtggtggtggctggagcctctgGTCCTTTACATTGGCCATGGAACGCTgctccccaaggttctgagaacAGGTGGCGAGGGGTAGGGCACTGCAGCAGTGCCATGGTCCAGACAGTGCTGGGGACAGGatctcccaccccttctgctgaaGGCCCTGCCCCGTCCAGGAACATGGATCCAGCTGTCCTATACCATGTCCAGAGGCCTGCAGAAGCTGTTGGTCCTCCTGCCCCTCAGAGATGCTATGTATTCTCAAGTCTCTAAAAAGTTTAAACTCAGTGGCAATGTTACCTGCAACCCAGGACTCTGTGGAAGAGATGTTCTCTTCAAGGGATGCTACTTTCCTATCTAGGGGCCAGCACTGCAGAATCCTACTGCAAAGAAAATGCTGACATCCAGAGCTCTGATCATGGTGCTACTTCAGGtatcctctctctctttcagtgaTTATCCTGTGCCTCATAGAAGTGATCGTTATCCTGTTGCTCATCTTCCTCCGCAAGAGGATCCTCATTTCAATTGCGCTCATCAAGGAAGCTAGCAGGTGACCACAACAGCAGGGAGCACTCTCCCTGCTTGAAGGGGTGGTGAGGACCAACTCTGGCTGGGTCTAATACACAAGCCAAGTTCCCTCCTCTAGCCCATGTTGGAGATGGCTGTGCAGTGACAATTCCAAACCTGTGGTGAGCTGGTTTGGGGCCTATGCAGAGCTAGCTGCTGTCTGTGGATGGTTTCTACTCCACCTGTTTGGATTTCCCTTGTAATGGAAAGGGTTTTGTTGTGGGAGATTTTTTACTGACTCTCTTCTCTGGCAGGGCTATTGGTCATATCATGATGTCGCTGCTGTTTCCTTTGTGCACCTTCTTCCTGCTGTGTCTTTGCACTGCATACtggaccagcactgctgtgtatccttccatcttcccctctcCTTCaaacccccacatcccctggaGTGGTGGGGGCAGAAATTACACATTCCCCTTGAAGGCTAGAAATGTTACGGGGTTATTTATTTATCTGTTTCCACATTTATGTTCACTCAAGTCTCTTGATcacatttaagaaaagaaaaaaaaaaaaaagggggggggcaatAAACAGGATGGTAAAAGCAGAGAATTGGGTGCAGCCTCCACGGAATTGAATTCCCTTAACTACTACTTCCCAGTTTCTTGTCTACCTCTAATGAGGGTGTCTACAAGGTGCTTAATGAGTCTAAATGTGATTATGCTGGGCAGACATGCACACCAGGGGTGAGTACTCCGACCAGTCATAACTGAACATGTTGGACTTAATAAGATTAGTCTCTTGAGCAGCCATAGTGTGCAAAAAAACAATTTCATGGCTACTGTATCCTCCTTCCTTGTGAGCTCCATATGGCTCCTACTTGAGTCTCTTGGGCTAGCAAAGCTCTGTCCTCCCCCAAACCCACTCTTAATATCTGTTGATTGCTTTCCTAATCCTCCCTTAACCATTGTGTATACTTAACCCTTTCCTCAAGGGTGGAAAACGTATATTCCTGTTTTCcagaggagagattcaggtgcagatttgcatgagGCTGCGAAGGAGTCCTGAGCCCAAATTAGAATTTGGGAGTTCCTATTTTGCTGTCCCAAGCTTAGCTTGTGCCTTTGCCCTTCATTTTTGTGATTACTGAGGAACCAGAGATCTTCACAGTACGTCCAGGGACTCGGAAAGTAGCGTGTGTAGACAAGTTTTTACTCATGTGAAATGCAATTGCTTCTGGGGTTGAACCTGATGTATGAGAAGTGAGGAATAATTTCCTAGACTCCAACTCCAGAAATGGTTTTTGGGTTTGTGAGAACTGCTGTCTGTCTAGGTTCTTGTATGGTCCTCTTCTCTGCATATGAGCATCTCTCATCCCCTATAGACATTCAATACATCCAACATCACCAAGGAGTGCCCAGATGCCCGCTGCGTTTTTGCTTTCTATGGAGGTGAGACGGCCTACCACAAATTCCTCATCGTCTTCCAAATCTACAATGCCTTTATGTTCTTCTGGCTGGCCAACTTTGTGATTGCGCTGGGTCAGGTTACACTAGCCGGAGCCTTTGCTTCCTACTATTGGGCCTTCAAGAAACCTGACGACATCCCAGCTTTCCCTCTCTTCTCCTCTTTTGGCCGAGCACTCAGGTGAGCTCTGGAGCCTTTCCAGAGAAGGGACTGGGTTTTCTTATTGGTTACAGTAGAAATAACTTAAAAGCAAAAATGCCAAGAAGCTGCATCTAACAAggatctcctcctcttccctgtggCAGATATCATACCGGCTCTTTGGCCTTTGGGTCGCTGATTCTTGCAATCATCCAGATCATAAGGGTTATTCTGGAGTATCTGGATCACCGGCTGAAAGGTACCAAGTTGAGTACAGTTTGGGAAAGTGCAAGTGGGGAGGGCAAACAAGatgagcaagtatcagagggatagctgtgcagAACTGTCCCATACAGAGGACAAAGTGGGGCAGCTGACCCAGGCCCTGAACTTTTGGGAGCTCTGTAGCTCTTCCATGGACTGGGGAAGGGGGTAGATTACCTAGGGCTGTGCCAGGGGACTacgtggggttggggggtgtgcgCAGtgatggctgcagcagcaggggggttgccttccctccctgcacccaccacatgggcagcaggagcagcagtttGCTCTGCTCTACCATGCTCTCAGCCCACAGTACCTAGCTTCTATGCAGGGGGCCAGGAGAGTGGCAGAGTGGAGCAAGGTACTCTTGCAACTCCCACTGcctttggggagaggagggcagggaaggtgatactctgctgctgctgccatgctcaCACCCCAGCCTGAGATAATGCCTAGGTATATTGCTGGAGGAGGGGGcaatggggtggggcggggcagagcagggggtcgGCAGAGTTTGCCCCGGGCTCATGCCTAAGGCCCTGGTAGGGGATAGGCCCCAGCTCACCTTGGCACAGCCCTGTTGCTtttttagtctgtatccacaaaaacaatgaggaatcttgtggcaccttgaagactaacagatttatgagGGCAAAACCCACTTGTCAGTTGATAAGTAGGTATGAATACCAAGAGAAGGTAAATGACTTTTGTAGTGAGCCAgccacacaaatcagatatcaagaatggtaacatacaaaaaccagtaggagaaaacttcagtctccctgaacgCTCAGATAAGAGATTTAAAAGTGGTCATCCTTCAACAACAGAACTTCAAAATAAACTTcagagagaaactgctgagctgcaaatttgacacttcaTCTGTGGATGAATAGGAACTGGTAATGACTGACTCACTGCAAAAGCAATTTTTGCCTCCCTTGGTATCACACCACCTCAGCTGTTGGGACTGGGCAAtgttcaccctgactgaattggcctTGTTGGCAATGGTCCTCCACTTGAGAAGGTAACGCCCTTCTCGTGGGTTAGGGTATTTATGCCcacctctgtaatttccactctgTGTATCtgacagtagccgtgtctacactagccaacaacttcaaaatggccatgcaaatggccatttcgaagtttactaatgaagcgctgacagaCATATTCAGCGaccccattagcatgcgggcggccgcagcactttgaaattgacgtggctcgtccagacggggctccttttcgaaaggacctggctacttcgaagtctgctcattcctatgagcagataggaataaggggatttcaaagtagctggggcctttttgaaaaggagccccatctggacgagccacgcagcagcgagccacgtcaatttcaaagtgctgcggctgcccgcatgctaatgaggcactgaatatgtatttcagtgcttcattagtaaactttttggctagtgtagacgtagccagtgtgtgtctttgcccaggaaagcgtATGCCCAACTACATCTGTTATGCAATACCTTAAAGActgactcctcattgtttttaaggTGAGCAAAGATTCTGCATGTCACATCACCGCCCACAATAATTTAATCTGAGTAAGCAGAAGGTATTCCTGCCTGGCTCCAAATTTGCCCCTTTTCTTTACCTTTGCATCTTTAATTTAAACATAGGTACTACTCTGTGCTGCCTTTTGCACTCAGCTGTTGCTAAAGGCTTTTGTCTATCAGACCCCCTCTCTAGGTCTTTCTGTCTCTGCGTGGAGAGGGACCTTACACACCTACTCCTGTTGGGTAGGAGCTAACCCTcctggtcagattggcagagtctgtagactagctctggaTCTCTGTGCAGAGTTGCACCTGACAGTGTTATAATTCTGTTCTGTCCAAATGATTCAATGATCATAAAGTCTGAGCAGTGAATGAAAGTGTATGAAGAACACTTGAGACTTTTCTCCTGTTGTTCTCCAGAGCATCTTATCTGCCCAGTGGATAAGGCTCTCGCTCCAGACGAGAGTACTGCAatctcagtgctgctgctggttaTAATAGCTGGGGCTAACTGGAATACCCAAACTGAATCTGACCTGGGAGGCTGAGGATGCAGGGAGTGACTGCTGCTTGCTCCTTCTTGGAGGACACTTTTTTGACTGCGGATtgctaaaaaaagaaaatttgaaaGTAGCTGTGCCAGAGGAGGTAGATGCCAGTTATGTCTGTCAAAGCAATGGTTCTGTGACAGTGGGTTGAGCTGCAAGGAGACGGGGCAGGAGAACAGATATGGGTAGGAACTGTGCACAGAATGGGGCTTGGAGAGGGGTGTTGCAGGAAGCAAGGTGTCTGGTACTCAGCCCTAAAGAACTGCTGTTtcaaagaacaattttttttcttctgctcctcATTCTTTCCACTGTCTCTCTTGTGCTTTCAGTTGCTGAGAATAAGTTCGCCAAGTTCCTGCTGACCTGTCTTAAGTGCTGCTTCTGGTGTCTGGAAAAATTTATCAAGTTCCTGAACAGGAATGCATATATTATGGTGAGGGCCTCTGTCATCAATGCCCCCAAACATCCAGGGAACGGGAAAGGCCACAGTAGATAAAGAGATTCTCAAAGGTGTTTGCTTCTGAAAACTCATTCCTACCACAGCAATGGTTGGCTTCCCCTTCCTCCATGACCATCTCAATTACATCTTAGGAGCGACTGGCTGTCTTACATGCTACTCTGAGCAACCCAATATCTAGCAGTGTCAAGCAGCTGCCATTATTTCTATCCTTTGGACTAGTGAAAGATAGAAAAGCTTAAAACAGAGCAGTTGCTTGGTATAGTTTGCCCTGGCAGAGTGGTGAAAGCGGGGGAGGTTTCCTATACCCTAACATGGCTCTGAATAAGCAGACTGTACACTGTAGGTTTGCGAACAAATCTTTAGGCTTCAGGGCAA
This sequence is a window from Carettochelys insculpta isolate YL-2023 chromosome 29, ASM3395843v1, whole genome shotgun sequence. Protein-coding genes within it:
- the SLC44A2 gene encoding choline transporter-like protein 2 isoform X4; translation: MGGNEENYYGKHGTPQRYDPTFKGPIYDRSCTDIICCVLLLVAIVGYVIVGIVAWTHGDPRKVIYPTNSEGQFCGQLGTPNENKPFLFYFNIMKCASPLVLLQFQCPTKQICVKKCPDRYLTYLNAKTQSHRDLLYYTEFCVPGFNSLQKSVPDVLKDGDCPAMITPSKPLARRCLPAVNTKKGVIMVGDETTFEDGRGQRRNVTELVEGAKKANVVLEARQLAMKIFEDYTVSWYWIIIGLVIAMVISLIFIVLLRFLAGIMIWAIIVLVILVLGYGIVHCYMEYAQLKGEAGSDVSLKDLGLQTDLRVYLHLRQTWLAFMIILCLIEVIVILLLIFLRKRILISIALIKEASRAIGHIMMSLLFPLCTFFLLCLCTAYWTSTAVFLSTSNEGVYKVLNESKCDYAGQTCTPGTFNTSNITKECPDARCVFAFYGGETAYHKFLIVFQIYNAFMFFWLANFVIALGQVTLAGAFASYYWAFKKPDDIPAFPLFSSFGRALRYHTGSLAFGSLILAIIQIIRVILEYLDHRLKVAENKFAKFLLTCLKCCFWCLEKFIKFLNRNAYIMIAIYGTNFCTSARNAFFLLMRNVIRVAVLDKVTDFLLFLGKLLIVGSVGILAFFFFTQRIKLVQDTAPPLNYYWVPILTVIVGSYLIAHGFFSVYAMCVDTLFLCFLEDLERNDGSAEKPYFMSSNLQKLLKKANKGHTDE